TCACGCGTTCAATCACATTAGTATCAATTGTGTTGTATCGTGTAAAATGCAACATCAACCGCTGAAACCGCTTTTCGAACTCGTCCAAGACTTCTTTTTCACCAAAAGCTTTTATTGTTGTTCCTCGGGCAACAATTTTCAATTTTGGGTAGTATTTTTTAATAGTTTCAAGATGAGTGTCTTGAGCGCCCCAAAAATCTTTTGGAGCGATGTCTATGAGCTCGATGATTCTTTCGTTCAAAAGCTGTCGTTTTTAAGTTATTTTAAATGTAAAGTCGCAATCTGACATCCTTTAATGTGGCCTAAAACGGCACATCTGCGGATGAGGCAATTTCTTGCTAAAAGACTGAAGACTGCAAAAAAACAGAAAAACTAAAAAGAAAGTATTTATCATAGTATTGCGTTTTAAATTCAAATTAAAAATCTATTTAATTAAAGCCTAAAATACTTTAGCTTTGCATTTCTCAAATTTAATTAAAATTAGGTTTAAGTTACGCCAATAGTTATAAACAAAATTATGTCAATAATTACCCTTACTACCGATTACGGCTTGAAAGATCACTTTGTCGGTGCTTTAAAAGGGAAGATTTTATCCGAATATTCAGATGCGGCAATTATCGATATTTCGCATGACATAGACCCATTCAACACTGTTGAAGCAAGTTACGTTATTGGCGCTTCCTATGCCAGTTTCCCAAAAGGAACAGTTCACTTGATTGGAGTGGATATGGAATGGAATAAAGAAAACCAACATATCGTCATGCAATGGAACGACCATTATTTTATTGCAGCCGATAATGGTATTTTGAGTATGCTGACGCAAAAAATTGTTCCCCAAAAAATAGTTACCATCAACATACACGACCGCCTTCACAATGAAGCCACCGATATGGATGTGTTTGTCAAAGTAGCCTGTCATATTGCCAAAGGTGGTTTGCTAAACGTCATTGGCAAAGAAATCAACACCATCAAACAAGTAACTGAATTGCAAGCGGTTTTAGCTGCGGACAGTAATTCCTTAAAAGGCCATGTCATTTATATTGATCATTTTGGAAATGTTGTCACCAATATTTCAAAAAAACAATTTCTTGATGTATCCAGAGGAAGACCGTATGAAATTGTAATGAAAACTAAAAATATCAAAACCATTTTGCCCAATTATTCGGCAATTGCGAGTTCTGATAAATATCCAATCAAATATTACGAAGGTGAAAAATTAGCCATTTTCAATGAAGCCGGTTTCTTAGAGATTGCCATTTTCAGGAGCAATCCTTCCAAAGTGGGTTCTGCCAATAGCTTACTGGGATTGAATTACAGGGATACAGTACTAATTAAATTTGTTTAAAGCAGCGCTACTTTGAACTTTTTGAATTTTAAACAAAAAAACAATGTTTGTACGAATAGTAAAATTGAGTTTTCACGAGGAACACATTCCTGCTTTTTTAGCCAACTTCGAAATAATGAAAGAACGGATACGAAATGCGCCCGGAAACCGTTTCTTAGAATTGTATCAGGATAAAAATAATCCTTCTATTTTCTTCACCTACAGTTATTGGGAAACCGAAGCTGATTTAGAAAATTACAGAAATTCAGAACTTTTTAATGAAGTCTGGTCTTTTACCAAAAAACTGTTCAATGACAAACCCGAAGCGTGGAGCGTAAATAAATTAGCAAGTTTAGAGTAATAGATGCCCGTTTCAAAATAAACAAATCAACGAATAAACATATAGAATGAAATCAATAGTATTACGGGAAATAAAATCCTTTTTCGGTTCCCCTGTCGGTTATTTGGTCATCGCCATTTTCCTGATTTTGAATGGCCTTTTTCTTTGGGTTTTCGAAGGAGAATACAATATTTTGAACACTGGTTTTGCAGATTTGACTCCTTTTTTCACCTTATCTCCATGGATTTTAATCTTTTTGATTCCTGCTGTAACCATGCGCAGTTTTTCGGATGAAAAAAAACAAGGTACTTTAGAATTATTACTGACCAAGCCCTTGTCGATTTGGCAAATCGTAAACGGAAAATTCCTTGGCGCAGTATTATTAATTACAATGGCAATTATTCCAACATTTATTTATGTAGCGGTAATTTCGGGTTTGGGAATGCCGGAAGGCAATATCGATATGGGAAGCACAATGGGTTCTTATTTTGGATTATTATTCCTGATTGCTGCTTATTCCGCCATCGGGATTTTTACTTCTACCCTGTCTGAAAACCAAATTGTGGCATTTATAGTTGCCGTTTTTGTCTGTTTCTTCTTTTATTTTGGGTTCGAAGGTTTGTCTGCCATTGTTCCGAATTTCTCTTCGAAAATAGCAGCTTTAGGAATGCAAGACCATTTCAAAAGCATGAGCCGAGGCGTATTAGACACTCGAGATATCATTTATTTTAGCAGTATAACGATTGTCT
This region of Flavobacterium lacustre genomic DNA includes:
- the gldF gene encoding gliding motility-associated ABC transporter permease subunit GldF — protein: MKSIVLREIKSFFGSPVGYLVIAIFLILNGLFLWVFEGEYNILNTGFADLTPFFTLSPWILIFLIPAVTMRSFSDEKKQGTLELLLTKPLSIWQIVNGKFLGAVLLITMAIIPTFIYVAVISGLGMPEGNIDMGSTMGSYFGLLFLIAAYSAIGIFTSTLSENQIVAFIVAVFVCFFFYFGFEGLSAIVPNFSSKIAALGMQDHFKSMSRGVLDTRDIIYFSSITIVFLSFTVYNLKSFKS
- a CDS encoding putative quinol monooxygenase; this translates as MFVRIVKLSFHEEHIPAFLANFEIMKERIRNAPGNRFLELYQDKNNPSIFFTYSYWETEADLENYRNSELFNEVWSFTKKLFNDKPEAWSVNKLASLE
- a CDS encoding SAM hydrolase/SAM-dependent halogenase family protein yields the protein MSIITLTTDYGLKDHFVGALKGKILSEYSDAAIIDISHDIDPFNTVEASYVIGASYASFPKGTVHLIGVDMEWNKENQHIVMQWNDHYFIAADNGILSMLTQKIVPQKIVTINIHDRLHNEATDMDVFVKVACHIAKGGLLNVIGKEINTIKQVTELQAVLAADSNSLKGHVIYIDHFGNVVTNISKKQFLDVSRGRPYEIVMKTKNIKTILPNYSAIASSDKYPIKYYEGEKLAIFNEAGFLEIAIFRSNPSKVGSANSLLGLNYRDTVLIKFV